The Blautia luti nucleotide sequence GATCCACATCAATTTTAAATTCCAGTTTGTCTTTATAACGCATCTTCTGGATGGTAAGATAACTTCTGACATATTCCACCTCCTGGCCGATGGTCACAAGCTCTTCTTCATTACTGATGCTCTGCCTGAGAAGCCTTGCAAGAGAAGCTGTCATTATAACTACTTCTTCGTTTTTCTTTCCCTCTGCCATCCAGATAATAGAGTCTAGGGTATTGTACAGGAAGTGGGGATTGATCTGGGACTGAAGCGCTTTCAGTTCTATCTTTCTCTTCTGCTCCTGTTCCTTCACATTCTGTTCCATCAGATCCTGTATCCTGTGCGTCATTACATTAAAGGAACGTGTAAGGCTTCCGATCTCATTATCTGAGATCACTTCAATATCTTCTATATGGAAGTTTCCTTTCTGAACACTCTTCATGGAATCACGGAGTTTCTGGATAGGCAACGTGATATTTTTCGCAATAATGCTGGAGATCAGAAGTGCCACAATGATCAGTCCCATAGCCACCAGCACATAAATGCTTCTTGTCTGTCTGCTGTTTCGCAGAAGTTCCGACATGTTCATACATCCCACAATGGTCCATCCCGTAGTTTTCGACCTGGAAAGTGCGTAGATCTTCTCATCATCTCCGCTCTCTGCAGTGACAATATCAGACTCTGCATTCATTACAAGTGAAATGTTCTCTGTCTGCAGTTCATTGTAGAGCTGCTGCTGCTGAGGATGATAAACAATATTTCCATCCTGGTCCAGAATAAAAACATATCCTTTATCTCCCATGCTGCTCTGGGCACACAGCTCACTGATGGCACTGTAATTCAAGTCAATAAATACAACACCGTCATCTGCGCCCTGCCCTGTGTAATTATGGATTCCTCTGCTGAGTGTGATAACCCACGGACGTTCTCCCTTGATCACATGCTGTACATGGGAAGATGTCAGATTATATTCGTCAAATTTCCCCACTGCATCCCGATACCATGGCTGAGTCGCCAGATCCAGATAGGGATTGCGGACTGATAATCCATTATCAAACAGCAGCGGACTGTTCTTATCTTCTCTGACGATCCCGATATTCCTGATATCCGGTCTTCCTTTGAGGATGGTCTTAAACTGCTCAACCAGACGGTGTCTGTATTCACTGTAATTCTCATTCTCTATGGCGCCGCGTCCATTGCTGCTGTAAAGATATTTGTAAGCATCTCCACTCCCTGCAATTAGCGACGCAATATTATCCATATAACTGATATAGGAATCAATATTCTGGTTCAGCTGTTTGATGATGGTCTGGGTATACATGACTGAGTTCTCATAAATGGAGGAATTGGTATACCGCAGAGACACCAGAGTTACCACCAGCACCGCACTCAGGACCAGAACAGAAACCGCGCAGAAAATAGAACTCTGGATACTTTTAAATTTCGAAGGAATCCTTCCGGTTATTCCTTTCAGCTTCATCGGCGTTTCTCCCTTGCATATTCTGTAGTTGTTTTTCCAGTTATTTTCTTAAATGCAATTCCGAAATAATGAGGATCTGAAAAACCTACTTTCTCAGCGATCTCATAGTTCTTCATGGTTGTATTCTCCAACAGTTCCTTCGCCTTCTCCATCCTGGTCCTGGTAAGCACTTCGATAAATGTCTCCCCTGTCATTTCCTTAAAGATCGTGCTGAAATAACTGGTACTGATGTTCAGATAAGAACAGATACTGTTCAGGTTCAGATCCGGATCCATATAATTGTTCTGTATGTAATCCAATGCAAGCATTCCCTGTTTCTGTCCGCTTGAACTGTTCAGATTCTGAAGAGACTCAAATACATCCTTCGCATACTCTTTCACCAGTGCAGCTGCCCTGTCAAAGGTTTTCTCCTGTGTAACCGCTTTCAGGAGCTTCTCTCTCTGCACGATGATCTTCTCCGGGTCATCGCTGAGGGACTGACAGGTATTTCCAATGGCACGGATCACCTGCTGAAGGTAAATGCAGGCATAACTTTTCTCTACCATTGCACCTTTGATCTCTTCCTCGATCTGATCCATGGTCTCAACGACTTTCTGCCTGTTTCCCGCCTTTATTTCATCTGTCAGCACTTCCAGTATCCGGATAAGATTAATACTGTTGTCTGTCTTCTTCTCTTCCATGTCAAACAGCAGGTTTCCCCCCAGCAGATATCTGTAGCTGATGGCCTTATCTGCATCTTTATAGGAATAGATCAGTTCCTGGGGGGATCTTACCCATTTACCGATTCCAATAGAAGTCTCAATTCCGATCACTTCTTTTACCTTCTGCCGGATCTCCCTGCAGATACGGTGGATCTGTTCTGAGAACTCTCTGGACCTGTTTCCTGCAAATATGATACAGACCCGGTTGCTTCCCTCCTGATAGGAAACCCCTGCGTTCTCCCTAGTAACAATCTCATTGCTTACATTAAAAAGGACAAAGGACATCAGGGCACTTTCCTGCTGTTTATGCATATCCACCTGATACAGTTCCGAATACGTATCCATGTCAAAAACAGCTACCCTATAACTGGGACAGTCAAAACAGATCCCCAGCTTCTTCAGTTCCGTAAGGCTTACCTGCACATCCCGGGTACAGTTTACCAGTGTTTCCAGTGCCTTTGACCGGATCACATCTGCATTTTTGTGATAATCCTGAGAGGTCTGGGCAAGGGATTCCATTTTCTGCTGTTCCTTTTTCCTTGCATCTACCTTCTCTTTCATGCTTTCTATGACTCTCGCCAGTTCCATGGCAGTAACCGGCTTCAGCATATACTCACTGACATTGTACCGGATCGCCTTCTTCGCATATTCAAATTCCCCAAATCCACTGAATATGACGATCAGAATATCCGGATAATTATCATGAAGAAATTCGCTGAGTTCCATGCCGTCCATATAAGGCATACAGATATCTGTCAAAACGATATCCACTACATGGTTCTGTACAAACTCCACAGCCTGCCTGCCATTCTCGCAATCCCCCACAAGTTCACAGTCCAGACCTTTCCAGTCAATATTTTCACGAATCGCATCCCTGACCAGAATCTCGTCGTCTACCAATAATATTTTATACATATTAAGTTTTATCCCCCATAAGATCAGGCAGATTGTCCAGGTGCTGCTATTGCCCCAATTTCCGGCAGCCACTGTTTTTCTGTCTGTAAAAAAATCATCGGATATCTCCTGTCCGATTGGTCATCTGATTTTTATTATCATATCATATTTATACTAATTTTTCAATTTTTATCTTTTATTTTTGTATAGTTCATACAAAATAAGGGTACGTTTATGCCGCACCCTCATCTTGTCCTATGTAGTTATATTTCAGGATTTTCCTTTTTATTTCACGATCACGCCATCTTCATCCCAGAGATCATGCCAGTCCTTTGCACCTTTCCAGAGAAATACATGGCCTTTGATCAGACGGTTGTTTTTGTCCAGGGAACGAATGGTTTCCATCTCCTCTTCTGTCAGCGGATCCTCTATGACACATTTCAGGTTCATGGTATAGTTTTTCTCTTTTAATGAGAACGGAATCGGGGAAGCCCCTCTCTGTACTGCCCATTTAATACAGATCACTGCAGGATGTACTCCGTGTGCCTCTGCGATTTTCTTCATTTCCGGAAGTTCAATGTCCGCAATGTCTTCCGGCATCTTGTCTCTCTCCGGACGCTGCGGGGAACCGATGGGGCAGAAACCTACTACTTCAATGCCATGTTCTCTGCAGTAGTCAAAGAGTTCCGGCTGCTGGAAGCATGGATGAAGTTCCATCTCGATAGCCGCAGGTTTGATCCTGCAAAGCGGTAATACTGCTTCCAGTTTCGGGATCGTCATATTGGACATACCGATATGTTTCGTCAGTCCCATATCTACCAGACGTTCCATCTGTCTCCAGGTTGCCATGAAACGGTCCACTGAGAATGGTTTGGAGTCAGGATTACGGGAATCTACATCACAGTGTGGGGCATGATAGTTGGGGAATGGCCAGTGTACATAGTACATGTCCAGATAGTCCAGTCCCAGGTCTCTTAAGGATTTCGCACATGCAAGGAGAACATCTCCTTTTCCATGCATATCATTCCATACCTTGGATGCAATAAAGAGTTCTTCTCTCTTTACCACCCCTTCTTCAAATGCCTGTGCGAAAACCTTTCCGATCTGGTCTTCGTTGCCATAACATGCTGCACAGTCAAAAGAACGATAACCTACGCGGATCGCACCTGCTACAGATGCGGATACTTCTTCCGGATCTGCATGGTCACTTCCGAAAGTTCCCATTCCCACTGCCGGCATCCTGGCTCCTGTGTAAAGTGTTCTCTGCGGAACAGTAGCTGGATCAATAAATGTCATTTGATTTACCTCCTCTGATCTTGCTGACAGATTTTTGCATACATCAGCTTTTTTATTTTCCCTGTATAGTTTTTACTGCTTTCTTAACTTTCTTAAATTCTCAGTCTTCATTTACCAGAAGGATCTTTCCTTTTACCAGACCTGGTGTCTTGTAAAGCTGGAATGCTTCCTGTGCCTGGCTCATCGGAATCTTTTTATAAATAAGTGCCTGGTCAAATTTCAGTTGGCCTGTTGCGAAATAATGTGCAGTCAGATTCCATTCTTTTCCCGGGAATGGAGAACTGTAGGACATCCAGGATCCTGTCAGTTTAAATTCCTTACGGTTCATTTTTTCCCACTGATTCTGTGTAAAGCTCAGTTCTTCATGAGGAGTTCCGATGAAGCAGACATGTGCTTTGTTTGCAGCCAGTTCAAATGCCATATGCATAGTTGGAACCTGTCCTGCTGTCTCGTATACATAACCGTATCCTTTTCCGTCCGTGAGGGCCATTGCTTTCTCCATAAATCCCTCTTCTTTTGTATTGATCACATAATCTGCGCCGAGACGTTTCGCCAGATCCAGACGTTCTTCACTGATATCGAACACTACCACTTTCTTAGAACCAAAGATCTTTGCCCACTGCATGGTGAACATACCGATGGTTCCGCCTCCAAGGATCGCTACACACTGGCCGCCCTGATAATCGTTCTGGAGCAGACCATGAATGGCAACTGTGGATGGCTCGAACATGGCACCCTGTTCATAGGAAATGGATGGATCAAATGGTACTGCGTTCTGCTCCGGGATCACTACATAATCTGCGTTACTTCCGTTCTCTCTGGAACCGATGAAGCTGTAATGTTTGCAGAGAGAGAAGTTGCCATTCTGACAGTCATCACATTTCATACATGGGATCAGCGGTGCACCGGATACGCGGTCCCCCACTTTTACCTTCGTAACACCTTCGCCCACTTCTACTACATCTCCGGAGAATTCATGTCCCAGTACGATGGGATAAAAATGCACCCCATTATGCAGTACACGTGGAACATCTGATCCGCAGATACCGGAACATTTTACTTTTACTTTTACCCAGCCCGGTTTTACCTGAGGTTCTTCTACTTCCTGATAACGTACATCTTCATTTGCTACTACAACTGCTGCTTTCATTGCTCTGTGCCTCCATTTCAGCGGATAGTTCTGATCCGCTTTCTTATATTGCTGCTTATAACAGATTCTTTATTTATTGCAACTTTTTATTCTTATTTCATCATATGTTCCAGTGATCTGTACAGCTCCAGATAATTGGCATATGCTCTGTCATATACTGCCTTCTTATCCGGATCCGGCATGTGCTTTCTTGTCTCTTTCACTGTCAGCGCCACTGCTTCTTCATAATCCTTATAAAAACCAACCCCAACTCCTGCCAGGATTGCGGCACCCAAGGTTGTGGCTGTATCTGAAGCAGGCACTTCCACCGGCTTTCCGGTTACATCAGATTTGATCTGTGTCCAGAGAAGGGAATTCGCGGAACCACCCATTGCCCGGAGCACTTCTGCATGAGCACCTGCTTCCTCTGCAATTTCCAGATTATGGCGCAGGGAAAAAGCTACTCCCTCCATGCAGGCTCTCAGCATATGCCCCTTTGTCTTCGAAAAGTCCAGACCGTAGAATACACCTTTGGCATGAGGATTCCAAATTGGGGAACGCTCTCCTGCCATATACGGAAGAAAAATTACACCGTCACAGCCCGGAGCGATTTTTTCCCCGATCTCATTCAGCTGATCCAGGGAAGATTTGCCGGTTTCTTCTTTCATCATTCTCTCGTAATCTGCAAATTCCCGTTCAAACCAGCGCATCACTCCACCGCCGCCGGTCGTTCCGCCCTGCAGAAGCCACTGTCCGGGTACTACATGAAAGCCCAGGATCAGTCTGGGATCTGCCTGATAGCTGTCTGTGCAGATGCTCATTCCGCCGGCCTGTCCACCCTGCTCCTGTGTTTCTCCCGGATGGATCACTCCGGCCCCAAGCGTACCGCAGGCTGCATCCAGTCCTCCTGCTGCGACGGGAATCCCTGCTGTTAATCCACACTGCTGTGCCGCTTTTTCTGTCACTGTCCCCACGATGGTATCGCAGGAGCAGATTTCGGGCAAAAACTCTGCCGGAATTTCCAGCTTCTCACACATCTGCAGATCCCATGTTCCGGTGTGCATATCGAAACAGTGAAGTCCATATCCCTGTGAAACATCCTGCGTAATGGCGCCTGTCAGTTTATAGACAATATAGCTGTTTGACTGCAGGATCTTATAGATTTTTTTATAAATTTCGGGAAGATTCTCTTTATACCAGAGAATTTTCGTAGTGGTATAAGATGGCTGCAGGGAATTTCCTGCTACTGCAAAAATTTCGTTCTCCCCCATTTCTCTGTTCAAACGGTCACAGATTTCCTGTGCTCTGGTGTCCATCCATATGGGTGTATTGGTTAATACCTTTCCCTCTTTATCAATGGCAATGGCAGACCAGCTCTGACCGTCGATCCCGATCCCTGCAATCTCTTCCGGCGCGATCTGGCCTTTCTCAAGAACTTCCCGGATGGCCTGACATACAGCCTCCCACCATTCCTCCGGATTCTGTTCCACCCAGCCTTCTCTGGGATAATACACCGGATAGTCACCTGTTGCCGCTGCCTTTACCTGTCCTTCCCGGTCAAAAACTGCTACCTTACAGGCACTTGTTCCTATATCAATTCCAAGTAAATAGATCCCTTTCATGATTCCCCCAATTCCTTATCCGTTTCTTATATTTCACGGATATCCCTGACAGATTTCCCCAATTCGATCTCTGTCTGCAATTTCTCCGTTATATAGTTTCTTTCTTCAACCCCGTTTCCTGCGTCCAGACGTTCCAGCATGATCTCTGCCGCTCTCCGGGCGATTTGCTGGGTAGGCTGGGTTACAATGGTAAGTCTGGGGCTGCATGCCCTGGCAAACTCCCTGTTGTCAAATCCCACCAGGGACAGTTCCCTGGGAATCTTTATCCCCAGTTCATTCACACCGATCACAGCACCCATCGTCATTTCATAATTCACCACAAATACTGCTGTCATATGGGGATTTCTTTTCACCAGATCCTCCAGTGCACGGACACCCCCCTGCATGGTATAGTCTCCGTGGTACACCAGTGACTCCTGAACCGGAATGGATCTTTTTTTATGGGCATTACAGTATCCCCGCAGACGTTCCTGGGCTGTGTAGATCT carries:
- a CDS encoding aldo/keto reductase; this translates as MTFIDPATVPQRTLYTGARMPAVGMGTFGSDHADPEEVSASVAGAIRVGYRSFDCAACYGNEDQIGKVFAQAFEEGVVKREELFIASKVWNDMHGKGDVLLACAKSLRDLGLDYLDMYYVHWPFPNYHAPHCDVDSRNPDSKPFSVDRFMATWRQMERLVDMGLTKHIGMSNMTIPKLEAVLPLCRIKPAAIEMELHPCFQQPELFDYCREHGIEVVGFCPIGSPQRPERDKMPEDIADIELPEMKKIAEAHGVHPAVICIKWAVQRGASPIPFSLKEKNYTMNLKCVIEDPLTEEEMETIRSLDKNNRLIKGHVFLWKGAKDWHDLWDEDGVIVK
- a CDS encoding galactitol-1-phosphate 5-dehydrogenase, producing MKAAVVVANEDVRYQEVEEPQVKPGWVKVKVKCSGICGSDVPRVLHNGVHFYPIVLGHEFSGDVVEVGEGVTKVKVGDRVSGAPLIPCMKCDDCQNGNFSLCKHYSFIGSRENGSNADYVVIPEQNAVPFDPSISYEQGAMFEPSTVAIHGLLQNDYQGGQCVAILGGGTIGMFTMQWAKIFGSKKVVVFDISEERLDLAKRLGADYVINTKEEGFMEKAMALTDGKGYGYVYETAGQVPTMHMAFELAANKAHVCFIGTPHEELSFTQNQWEKMNRKEFKLTGSWMSYSSPFPGKEWNLTAHYFATGQLKFDQALIYKKIPMSQAQEAFQLYKTPGLVKGKILLVNED
- the xylB gene encoding xylulokinase, which encodes MKGIYLLGIDIGTSACKVAVFDREGQVKAAATGDYPVYYPREGWVEQNPEEWWEAVCQAIREVLEKGQIAPEEIAGIGIDGQSWSAIAIDKEGKVLTNTPIWMDTRAQEICDRLNREMGENEIFAVAGNSLQPSYTTTKILWYKENLPEIYKKIYKILQSNSYIVYKLTGAITQDVSQGYGLHCFDMHTGTWDLQMCEKLEIPAEFLPEICSCDTIVGTVTEKAAQQCGLTAGIPVAAGGLDAACGTLGAGVIHPGETQEQGGQAGGMSICTDSYQADPRLILGFHVVPGQWLLQGGTTGGGGVMRWFEREFADYERMMKEETGKSSLDQLNEIGEKIAPGCDGVIFLPYMAGERSPIWNPHAKGVFYGLDFSKTKGHMLRACMEGVAFSLRHNLEIAEEAGAHAEVLRAMGGSANSLLWTQIKSDVTGKPVEVPASDTATTLGAAILAGVGVGFYKDYEEAVALTVKETRKHMPDPDKKAVYDRAYANYLELYRSLEHMMK
- a CDS encoding response regulator, whose amino-acid sequence is MYKILLVDDEILVRDAIRENIDWKGLDCELVGDCENGRQAVEFVQNHVVDIVLTDICMPYMDGMELSEFLHDNYPDILIVIFSGFGEFEYAKKAIRYNVSEYMLKPVTAMELARVIESMKEKVDARKKEQQKMESLAQTSQDYHKNADVIRSKALETLVNCTRDVQVSLTELKKLGICFDCPSYRVAVFDMDTYSELYQVDMHKQQESALMSFVLFNVSNEIVTRENAGVSYQEGSNRVCIIFAGNRSREFSEQIHRICREIRQKVKEVIGIETSIGIGKWVRSPQELIYSYKDADKAISYRYLLGGNLLFDMEEKKTDNSINLIRILEVLTDEIKAGNRQKVVETMDQIEEEIKGAMVEKSYACIYLQQVIRAIGNTCQSLSDDPEKIIVQREKLLKAVTQEKTFDRAAALVKEYAKDVFESLQNLNSSSGQKQGMLALDYIQNNYMDPDLNLNSICSYLNISTSYFSTIFKEMTGETFIEVLTRTRMEKAKELLENTTMKNYEIAEKVGFSDPHYFGIAFKKITGKTTTEYAREKRR
- a CDS encoding cache domain-containing sensor histidine kinase; this translates as MKLKGITGRIPSKFKSIQSSIFCAVSVLVLSAVLVVTLVSLRYTNSSIYENSVMYTQTIIKQLNQNIDSYISYMDNIASLIAGSGDAYKYLYSSNGRGAIENENYSEYRHRLVEQFKTILKGRPDIRNIGIVREDKNSPLLFDNGLSVRNPYLDLATQPWYRDAVGKFDEYNLTSSHVQHVIKGERPWVITLSRGIHNYTGQGADDGVVFIDLNYSAISELCAQSSMGDKGYVFILDQDGNIVYHPQQQQLYNELQTENISLVMNAESDIVTAESGDDEKIYALSRSKTTGWTIVGCMNMSELLRNSRQTRSIYVLVAMGLIIVALLISSIIAKNITLPIQKLRDSMKSVQKGNFHIEDIEVISDNEIGSLTRSFNVMTHRIQDLMEQNVKEQEQKRKIELKALQSQINPHFLYNTLDSIIWMAEGKKNEEVVIMTASLARLLRQSISNEEELVTIGQEVEYVRSYLTIQKMRYKDKLEFKIDVDPYITHVPIIRLVLQPIVENAIYHGLKYKDSRGLLTVHGYRKDENVVIDIIDDGVGMDEETLKHIYDKHKVNYHSNGVGVYNVQQRLVLYYGKDYGIIYHSEKGKGTTASVVIPGKQEEFHEKS